Proteins encoded within one genomic window of Ranitomeya variabilis isolate aRanVar5 chromosome 4, aRanVar5.hap1, whole genome shotgun sequence:
- the LOC143768113 gene encoding uncharacterized protein LOC143768113, translated as MLQLCLSKNPVWVEEEPEAPEMIQTPSKSTSQKKKRIVVDEEPLTIHNETLINLVEANPSIWDQSDSSHHDIVKNRKLWDQIISHFDPRYMEKSSTSKKKIADAVHTRWKSIRDRFVRDYRNSQNVPSRAGAKRVTPYVHYEQLLFLQKTLSQRSTICSTAAPRQAEELEPSPLEPSQQTGTEDVSVISEPRSGERSTVASGVSARLQSVRGRKRASQKDEADAIIVDGLQRVEDMCWSELKDLRREITDLQSRESVYSANEWKLLFLSYVPVAQNIPAHRNLLFRQRLNDLLEEFVGPQEPAPSRTRSIDMPAYNPQYRARCEPSIEHQRQSSSPSYTWADNTPAQYQSL; from the exons ATGCTCCAACTCTGCTTATCTAAAAACCCTGTATGGGTGGAAGAGGAGCCCGAGGCTCCTGAAATGATCCAGACACCG tccaagtcaacgagccaaaaaaaaaaaaggattgtggttgacgaagagccgttgacaattcacaatgagacactgatcaaccttgtggaagccaacccctcaatatgggaccaaagcgacagctcccaccatgacatagtaaagaaccgcaagttgtgggatcaaattatctctcacttcgatccccgatacatggagaagtcgtcaacctcaaagaaaaaaattg cggatgcggtccatactcgctggaaatcaataagggaccgctttgtccgtgactaccggaatagTCAAAATGTACCAAGCAGAGCAGGTgcaaaacgggtgaccccgtatgtgcactacgagcaattgctctttcttcaaaaaacattgtctcagcgctc cacgatctgcagtaccgccgcgcctagacaggcagaagaactggagccatctccactggaaccaagtcagcagacgggcactgaagacgtctctgtcatcagcgagccacgatctggggagagaagcactgtggcttcaggtgtgagtgcccggttgcaatcagtgcgtggacgcaagcgagcttcacaaaaagatgaagctgatgccattattgtcgatggacttcagcgggttgaggacatgtgttggagtgaactgaaagacctgaggcgggaaattaccgacttacaatctcgcgagtctgtatattctgcaaatgaatggaagctactttttttgtcctatgttcccgtagcacaaaatatcccggcacacagaaaccttttgtttcggcaaagactgaatgaccttcttgaggaatttgtgggaccccaggagccagctccatcgagaaccagaagcatagacatgccggcctacaaccctcaatatagagcccgGTGTGAACCGAGCAttgaacatcagagacaaagtagcagtccatcatacacctgggcagacaatacacccgcgcaataccagagtctatag